In the Wyeomyia smithii strain HCP4-BCI-WySm-NY-G18 chromosome 2, ASM2978416v1, whole genome shotgun sequence genome, one interval contains:
- the LOC129725347 gene encoding Bardet-Biedl syndrome 1 protein homolog, with amino-acid sequence MFLSKTKVTEKWLDAQCDGTAALHTLPSCMSLCDLKNDNYYQLIIVDVPLFDFDSKPKLKVYKGTNLTSEQNLPGIPSAVESLYINEQEPKIPIIAVAIASSVLFYRNMKPYYKYTIPGLTIEPLETEVWKKLPVERPENVDKLIESLRSLNFSQLTEQSQELLSLPDDKRVSFILANADRQLERLSVITAMTSIKKATSESKSASCLVLATEAGDILILDTQAFVLLHLARACSFQGTPSIIFGSGQYDIDFRLLISTREGSLCLLRKGWLVGQHIVKLDHPAVGLALLPIDQTIVVVCMNNHLLCYSKKGKKLWSVTLPQPAVCMTPVCLPHLGINLVCVALRGGLVQFYCQKKLIDQFYAPETVSAVTFGRLGQEEHVLILVTSDGSLIVKILKRTAEFPTTENIYEIKTSSEEASGNLQIPKKTKIFVEQTLREKDHAAAIHSSFQSELWRMRLTAARATVDVINSADSNMSGDVGMAAIKMAAEVLGLGPIFKLFLILENISARKEASGLNILIQADHRHYLVERPYLQLPMLVPGAPMKLDFKVTAVTDPSDGLAPIDLTPENAFVRVLVFKTGHSKPLIASTVVMPQPEPQILTTF; translated from the exons ATGTTCCTGAG caaaacaaaagtgacgGAAAAATGGCTGGATGCCCAGTGCGATGGGACGGCAGCTCTGCACACGCTACCATCGTGTATGTCCTTGTGCGACCTGAAGAATGACAACTACTACCAGCTGATAATCGTCGACGTTCCACTGTTCGATTTCGATTCCAAACCAAAGCTTAAAGTGTACAAAGGGACCAATCTGACGAGCGAGCAAAACCTACCGGGAATTCCTTCCGCCGTAGAAAGTCTTTACATCAACGAACAGGAACCGAAAATTCCCA TAATCGCGGTGGCCATCGCCTCATCGGTCCTGTTCTACCGAAACATGAAACCATACTACAAGTACACCATCCCGGGGCTAACCATCGAACCGCTGGAAACCGAAGTATGGAAAAAGCTTCCAGTTGAACGACCGGAGAACGTAGATAAACTGATCGAAAGTCTGCGCAGCTTAAACTTCTCACAACTGACCGAACAATCACAGGAACTGCTTTCACTGCCAGATGACAAAAGGGTCTCCTTCATTCTTGCGAACGCAGACCGTCAACTGGAGCGTCTGTCTGTCATTACGGCTATGACCTCAATCAAAAAAGCAACTAGCGAAAGTAAATCAGCTTCCTGCCTAGTGCTGGCAACGGAAGCCGGCGATATTCTGATCCTAGACACGCAGGCTTTCGTATTGCTGCACCTCGCACGGGCTTGCTCGTTCCAGGGTACTCCGAGCATCATCTTCGGAAGCGGTCAGTACGATATTGACTTTCGGCTTCTCATATCAACGCGCGAGGGTTCCCTCTGCCTGCTGCGCAAAGGTTGGCTGGTTGGTCAGCACATTGTCAAACTGGACCATCCGGCGGTCGGTTTAGCACTGCTGCCGATCGATCAGACAATCGTCGTGGTCTGTATGAACAATCATCTGCTCTGCTACTCGAAGAAGGGTAAAAAACTTTGGTCGGTAACACTGCCACAGCCGGCGGTTTGCATGACTCCGGTTTGCTTGCCGCATCTGGGTATCAATTTAGTTTGCGTTGCTCTTCGGGGCGGTTTGGTGCAGTTTTACTGTCAGAAGAAACTGATCGATCAGTTTTACGCTCCGGAAACCGTTTCGGCGGTGACCTTCGGCCGTCTCGGCCAAGAGGAGCACGTACTGATACTGGTCACTTCCGACGGTTCACTGATTGTAAAGATCCTCAAGCGTACGGCCGAGTTTCCGACTACTGAGAACATTTACGAAATCAAAACGAGCAGCGAAGAAGCATCCGGCAACCTGCAGATACCAAAGAAAACGAAGATTTTCGTCGAGCAAACGCTGCGGGAAAAAGATCATGCAGCTGCGATTCATAGCTCCTTTCAGTCGGAACTGTGGAGAATGCGACTGACGGCTGCTCGCGCAACCGTTGACGTTATCAATTCAGCCGACAGCAATATGTCCGGTGACGTCGGCATGGCCGCCATTAAAATGGCTGCTGAAGTTCTGGGTTTGGGTCCAATTTTCAAGCTGTTTTTGATTTTAGAAAACATTTCCGCCCGAAAGGAAGCCAGCGGCTTGAACATATTGATTCAGGCAGACCACCGGCACTATCTGGTGGAGCGGCCCTATCTGCAGCTGCCGATGTTGGTGCCCGGTGCTCCGATGAAGTTGGATTTCAAGGTGACGGCTGTGACGGATCCCAGCGATGGGCTGGCACCGATCGATTTGACACCGGAGAATGCTTTCGTTCGGGTGTTGGTGTTCAAGACGGGACAT TCCAAACCGTTAATCGCTTCAACCGTAGTGATGCCACAACCGGAACCACAAATTCTGACTACGTTTTAA